One stretch of Fusobacteriaceae bacterium DNA includes these proteins:
- the disA gene encoding DNA integrity scanning diadenylate cyclase DisA has translation MTEKKELVDMLLQVAPGTPLREGIDNILDGQLGALIVVGYDEDAEKMVDGGFSIDCDYTPERLYELAKMDGAIIVDESCKKIVYANVHLQINRKYLSEESGTRHRTAQRAGKQTGRLVIAISARKKVVSLYKGDLKYKLKDMSRITEDANQAVKTLERYKSVLDKHLSNLTILELDDLVTLHDVALTLQRFEMLRRIETELRTYILELGADGRLTDLQYRELLLGVADEEREFLNDYMIEKRTYEEVYAVLKALSDAELLKEENFANALGYGKSYTLLDREIKAKGFRVLGKITKLSGKDIEKLTTEYETLSDIQEASDEELLDIKMSKFKIKALKNGLQRLKSVIELERD, from the coding sequence ATGACTGAGAAGAAAGAATTGGTGGACATGCTGCTGCAAGTGGCGCCGGGGACGCCGCTCCGTGAAGGGATCGACAACATTCTGGACGGGCAGCTGGGGGCCCTCATTGTGGTGGGCTACGATGAAGACGCGGAAAAAATGGTGGACGGCGGATTTTCCATCGACTGCGACTATACGCCGGAGCGCCTCTATGAGCTCGCCAAAATGGACGGCGCCATCATTGTGGACGAGTCCTGCAAGAAAATCGTATACGCTAACGTCCATTTGCAGATCAACCGCAAATACCTGTCCGAAGAAAGCGGGACAAGACACAGGACGGCCCAGCGGGCGGGAAAGCAGACCGGCAGGCTCGTTATTGCCATTTCCGCCAGAAAAAAAGTCGTGAGCCTCTACAAGGGCGATCTGAAATACAAGCTCAAAGACATGTCGCGGATCACCGAAGACGCCAATCAGGCCGTAAAGACCCTCGAACGCTACAAGTCCGTCCTCGACAAACACCTGTCCAACCTGACGATCTTGGAACTGGACGACCTCGTGACGCTCCACGACGTGGCGTTGACCCTGCAGCGTTTCGAAATGCTCCGGCGCATAGAGACCGAACTCAGGACCTATATTCTCGAATTGGGCGCGGACGGCAGACTGACGGACCTCCAGTACCGGGAACTGCTCCTTGGCGTCGCCGACGAGGAACGGGAATTCTTGAACGACTATATGATCGAAAAACGCACCTACGAAGAGGTCTACGCCGTTCTGAAAGCCCTTTCGGACGCGGAACTGCTGAAAGAGGAAAATTTTGCCAACGCACTGGGCTACGGCAAAAGTTATACGCTCCTCGACCGGGAAATCAAGGCCAAGGGATTCCGGGTTTTGGGGAAAATCACGAAGCTCTCGGGCAAGGATATCGAGAAGCTGACCACGGAATACGAGACTCTTTCCGACATCCAGGAAGCCTCGGACGAGGAACTCCTTGACATCAAGATGAGCAAATTCAAGATCAAGGCTTTGAAAAACGGCTTGCAGCGGTTGAAATCCGTCATTGAGCTTGAGCGGGATTGA
- the radA gene encoding DNA repair protein RadA yields the protein MGKKTTVYVCANCGYASAKWLGKCPQCNEWGTFEEETAAVRKSDGGAAKRNAAAVETAVFDYADVSEDTNDRYRTSIGEFDRLLGGGLLKGEVILLTGNPGIGKSTLLLQAAQEYGKIGPVLYISGEESPAQIKNRGARLGVTGKNLKLMNETDMGLISDYISRHKPVVVVVDSIQTVYDPELEASPGSPTQIRECALRIIDLAKKQGVSFFIVGHITKDGKVAGPKMLEHMVDAVFNFEGEEGLFYRILRSTKNRFGSTNEIAVFSMEEKGMREVKNAAEYFLSEREEKNIGSMVVPVLEGSRTFLLEVQSLVTDAVTGFPRRIVNGFDRNRIQILVAVADKMLELGLVMSDLFLNIPGGIEIRDPAADLGVVISLLSRCRGVAISQKIAAVGELGLRGEVRKAFFLDKRLRELEKLGFTGVYVPEANRKEIEKNTYKLRLIYLKNIEALLEGIKKDD from the coding sequence GTGGGAAAGAAAACTACCGTCTATGTCTGCGCCAATTGCGGATACGCGTCCGCCAAATGGCTCGGCAAATGCCCCCAATGCAACGAGTGGGGGACATTTGAGGAAGAAACGGCCGCCGTCCGGAAGAGCGACGGGGGCGCGGCCAAACGAAACGCGGCTGCCGTGGAGACAGCGGTTTTTGACTACGCCGATGTTTCAGAAGACACAAACGACCGCTATCGAACATCCATCGGGGAATTTGACCGGCTTTTGGGCGGCGGGCTCCTCAAAGGGGAGGTCATCCTGCTGACGGGAAACCCCGGTATCGGAAAATCCACGCTTTTGCTCCAGGCTGCCCAGGAATATGGAAAAATCGGGCCTGTGCTGTACATCTCGGGCGAGGAATCCCCGGCCCAAATCAAAAATCGCGGCGCGCGTCTCGGCGTTACGGGAAAAAACCTCAAACTGATGAACGAAACCGATATGGGGCTTATCTCCGACTATATCAGCCGCCACAAGCCCGTCGTCGTTGTGGTCGATTCCATCCAGACTGTATATGACCCCGAGCTTGAAGCAAGTCCAGGTTCGCCGACCCAGATCAGGGAATGCGCCCTCCGGATCATCGACCTCGCGAAAAAGCAGGGCGTCTCGTTTTTTATCGTCGGGCATATCACCAAAGACGGCAAAGTTGCGGGTCCCAAGATGCTTGAGCACATGGTTGACGCCGTGTTCAATTTTGAAGGGGAAGAGGGACTCTTTTACCGGATCCTCCGGAGCACAAAAAACCGCTTCGGCTCCACGAACGAAATTGCCGTATTCAGCATGGAAGAAAAGGGCATGCGGGAAGTCAAAAACGCCGCCGAGTATTTCCTGAGCGAGCGCGAGGAAAAAAATATCGGAAGCATGGTCGTTCCGGTCCTTGAAGGGAGCCGCACGTTTCTTTTGGAGGTCCAGTCCCTTGTGACGGACGCCGTAACGGGCTTTCCGCGAAGGATCGTCAACGGTTTTGACCGCAACCGGATCCAAATCCTCGTTGCCGTAGCCGACAAGATGCTGGAATTGGGCCTTGTCATGAGCGACCTCTTTCTCAATATCCCGGGCGGCATTGAAATCCGGGACCCCGCCGCCGATCTGGGCGTCGTAATCTCGCTTTTGTCCCGCTGTCGGGGGGTCGCCATCAGCCAAAAAATCGCGGCCGTGGGGGAACTGGGCCTGCGCGGCGAAGTCCGGAAGGCGTTCTTTTTGGATAAACGTCTGCGGGAACTGGAAAAATTGGGCTTTACGGGGGTATATGTCCCCGAGGCCAACAGGAAGGAAATCGAAAAAAATACCTATAAGCTGCGGCTGATCTACTTGAAAAACATTGAAGCATTGTTGGAGGGGATCAAGAAAGATGACTGA
- the coaD gene encoding pantetheine-phosphate adenylyltransferase encodes MSTAIYSGSFDPISKGHQEVIRTALTFIDRLIILITGNTNKKTWFSLEERKSMLRLVTADFPNVEIDAWDGLLVDYMKKRDVSLIIRGLRAVADFEYELVYSLTNHQLSEGAVNTIFVPATREYLYLSSTGVREAAAAGAELSYFVDDRIADLVRARARDLSGK; translated from the coding sequence GTGTCCACAGCGATCTACAGCGGCAGCTTTGACCCCATATCCAAGGGCCATCAGGAAGTGATCCGAACCGCCCTGACCTTTATCGACAGACTCATTATTCTTATCACCGGAAATACCAACAAAAAAACTTGGTTTTCCCTTGAGGAGCGAAAGTCCATGCTGCGCCTCGTGACGGCGGATTTTCCCAATGTGGAAATAGACGCCTGGGACGGGCTTTTGGTGGACTATATGAAAAAAAGAGATGTCTCCCTCATTATCCGAGGCCTTCGGGCCGTGGCCGACTTTGAGTACGAGCTCGTCTATTCGCTGACGAATCACCAGCTCTCGGAGGGCGCCGTCAATACAATCTTTGTTCCGGCGACCCGGGAATATCTCTATTTGAGCTCAACGGGGGTCCGGGAAGCGGCCGCCGCGGGAGCGGAGCTTTCTTATTTCGTGGACGACAGGATCGCCGATCTTGTGCGGGCCAGAGCCCGCGATCTTAGCGGAAAATAA
- a CDS encoding radical SAM protein, with translation MRHYNIPIFINHSGCPHTCVFCDQRKINGVETDASPESIKAAVDAWLKAFRGEGTVEAAFFGGTFTGLSLSTQERFLKTLAPYLEGGQISGIRLSTRPDAITPENLDLLQAYGVKTVELGVQSLDPAVLHACGRRYDKDCVAAAASLIVKAGFRLGVQVMPGLPRATAASDFDTCRILASFHPHEARIYPTLVIKNTKLDELWQNGEYTPLSLQKSLEISKKIYSFFQIHDITVIRTGLCPDEHLRASLVAGPWHPAYLDLLKGELCFDFFHALHEKEKTLDIITHEKNLSSAAGHGGKNKSLFSPHFTLKPDRALSTDAWIINGRPYTTSDFLRFQLDHLSL, from the coding sequence GTGAGGCATTACAACATCCCGATTTTCATCAATCACAGCGGTTGCCCGCATACCTGCGTCTTCTGCGATCAGCGAAAAATCAACGGCGTGGAAACCGACGCGTCTCCGGAATCGATCAAAGCCGCCGTAGACGCCTGGCTCAAGGCCTTTCGCGGCGAGGGAACCGTAGAGGCCGCCTTTTTCGGCGGCACCTTCACGGGGCTATCTCTTTCGACCCAGGAACGTTTCCTCAAGACCCTCGCTCCCTACCTCGAGGGCGGGCAAATCAGCGGCATCCGCCTTTCCACAAGACCCGACGCGATTACGCCCGAAAATCTTGATCTCTTGCAGGCTTATGGCGTAAAGACCGTTGAATTGGGCGTCCAGAGCCTTGACCCCGCGGTGTTACACGCCTGTGGCCGCCGCTACGACAAAGACTGCGTCGCCGCCGCCGCTTCTCTCATCGTAAAAGCGGGCTTCCGCCTGGGCGTACAAGTCATGCCCGGCCTTCCTCGCGCAACCGCGGCGAGCGACTTCGATACCTGCCGGATCCTCGCGTCCTTTCACCCCCATGAAGCAAGAATCTATCCCACTTTGGTCATTAAAAATACGAAACTGGACGAGCTCTGGCAAAACGGGGAATACACGCCCCTCTCCCTTCAAAAAAGTTTGGAAATTTCAAAAAAAATCTATTCTTTTTTTCAAATCCATGATATAACTGTAATAAGAACAGGGCTTTGCCCCGACGAACATCTTCGCGCCTCCCTTGTCGCGGGGCCGTGGCATCCCGCGTACCTGGACCTCTTAAAAGGCGAGCTCTGCTTTGATTTTTTTCATGCGCTTCATGAAAAAGAAAAAACGCTTGACATCATTACCCATGAAAAAAATCTCTCTTCGGCGGCGGGGCACGGCGGGAAAAATAAATCCCTTTTTTCTCCGCATTTTACGCTCAAACCCGATCGGGCGCTTTCCACCGACGCCTGGATCATCAACGGAAGGCCCTATACGACATCTGATTTTCTGCGTTTTCAGCTTGACCATCTTTCTCTCTGA
- the rnc gene encoding ribonuclease III, producing MNKNYLDLEKHLNYTFKDKGTLKLALIHKSYGNENARYKNINNEKLELLGDAVLDLIVAEYLYQRYKNAKEGELSKLKSMIVSEPSLAKLARSIKIGEYLILGRGEEKTGGRDRNSLLCDGFESVLGAIFVDGDYNTAKQYVMPHIKKVIDNISNNEDITDYKSILQEYCQHKFKEIPTYEVLSDEGPSHRKNFRIIVGILPGVETKHCSKAQLIALLEKAEYNASAEGANKKIATQLAAKLLCKKLEVIL from the coding sequence ATGAATAAAAACTACCTGGATCTGGAAAAGCATCTGAACTATACGTTCAAGGACAAAGGAACGCTGAAACTGGCGCTGATCCACAAATCCTACGGCAATGAAAACGCCAGGTACAAAAATATCAACAATGAGAAGCTGGAGCTCCTCGGAGACGCGGTCCTCGATCTCATTGTGGCCGAATATCTCTATCAGCGCTACAAAAACGCGAAGGAGGGAGAGCTTTCCAAGCTGAAGTCCATGATCGTCAGCGAGCCCTCTTTGGCCAAACTCGCAAGATCGATAAAAATAGGCGAATATTTGATCCTCGGGCGCGGCGAGGAAAAAACCGGCGGCAGAGACCGGAATTCCTTACTCTGCGACGGCTTTGAATCCGTGTTGGGCGCAATTTTCGTAGACGGCGACTACAATACAGCCAAGCAGTATGTCATGCCCCACATCAAAAAAGTCATCGACAACATCAGCAATAACGAAGACATCACCGATTACAAGAGTATTTTGCAGGAATATTGTCAGCATAAATTCAAAGAAATCCCCACCTACGAGGTCCTTTCTGACGAAGGGCCTTCCCACCGGAAGAATTTCCGGATCATCGTGGGGATCCTGCCCGGCGTTGAGACCAAACATTGCAGCAAGGCGCAACTGATCGCCCTTCTGGAAAAAGCCGAATACAATGCCTCGGCCGAGGGCGCCAACAAGAAAATCGCGACGCAGCTGGCCGCCAAACTCCTGTGCAAGAAGCTTGAGGTCATCCTGTGA
- the fabF gene encoding beta-ketoacyl-ACP synthase II, protein MKRVVVTGVGLITALGIGVKESWERLIAGETGVGLITRYDTTDMTVKIAAEVRNFEPTDYGIEKKEVKKMARYAQFSIATAKMALEDANFVIDETNADTTGVIVSSGIGGMEIFEEEYGTMLEKGVRRISPFTIPGMIANMGSGHIAIYYGAKGPNKCIVTACAAGTHSIGDAYELIKYGKAKAMIAGGAEGAITKFAINAFTNMKALSTRNDEPARASRPFSLDRDGFVMGEGSGVMILEELEAAKARGAKIYAEIIGYGETSDAFHITQPSIDGPVRAMKMAIESAGIAPSDVDYINAHGTSTAINDKNETQAIKEVFGEHAQKLLISSTKGATGHGLGAAGGIEGVIVAKALAEGIVPPTVNYDNPDPECDLNYVPNQAVKKEISVAMSNSFGFGGHNAVIVMRKYKD, encoded by the coding sequence TTGAAAAGAGTCGTCGTGACCGGAGTCGGTCTTATCACCGCATTGGGCATCGGCGTCAAGGAAAGCTGGGAACGGCTGATCGCGGGCGAAACCGGGGTCGGTCTCATTACCCGCTACGACACGACCGATATGACTGTGAAAATCGCGGCGGAGGTCAGAAATTTTGAACCTACCGACTACGGCATCGAAAAAAAAGAAGTGAAAAAAATGGCGCGCTACGCGCAATTTTCCATTGCTACGGCCAAAATGGCCCTCGAGGACGCCAATTTCGTCATTGACGAAACGAACGCCGATACCACCGGCGTCATCGTCTCCTCAGGGATCGGTGGCATGGAAATCTTTGAAGAGGAATACGGAACCATGCTGGAAAAGGGCGTGCGCAGGATCTCTCCCTTTACGATCCCCGGCATGATCGCCAATATGGGTTCGGGTCACATCGCCATCTACTACGGCGCCAAGGGCCCCAACAAATGTATCGTCACCGCCTGCGCGGCAGGGACGCACTCCATCGGAGACGCCTACGAGCTGATCAAGTACGGCAAAGCCAAGGCCATGATCGCGGGCGGCGCCGAAGGGGCCATCACCAAATTCGCGATCAACGCCTTTACAAACATGAAAGCGCTCTCCACACGAAACGATGAGCCGGCGCGGGCTTCCCGCCCCTTTTCCCTGGACCGGGACGGCTTTGTCATGGGCGAGGGCAGCGGCGTCATGATCCTTGAGGAACTCGAAGCCGCCAAGGCCAGAGGCGCCAAGATCTACGCGGAAATCATCGGCTACGGAGAGACCTCCGACGCCTTCCACATTACGCAACCCTCCATCGACGGCCCGGTACGGGCCATGAAAATGGCCATCGAAAGCGCGGGGATCGCCCCCTCGGACGTGGACTACATCAACGCCCACGGGACCTCCACCGCCATCAACGACAAAAATGAGACCCAGGCCATCAAGGAAGTCTTCGGGGAGCACGCGCAAAAGCTCCTGATTTCGTCGACGAAAGGGGCGACGGGTCACGGGCTCGGCGCCGCGGGCGGTATCGAGGGCGTTATCGTCGCAAAAGCCCTGGCGGAAGGCATTGTTCCGCCCACGGTGAACTACGATAATCCCGATCCCGAATGCGATCTGAATTATGTGCCAAATCAGGCGGTCAAAAAGGAGATTTCCGTCGCCATGTCCAATTCCTTCGGCTTCGGCGGACACAACGCCGTTATCGTCATGAGGAAATACAAAGACTGA
- a CDS encoding acyl carrier protein has product MLDKIKEIVVEQLGVEADQVTPEANFVEDLGADSLDTVELVMAFEEEFGVEIPDTEAEKIKTVQDVLNYIEAHK; this is encoded by the coding sequence ATGTTAGATAAGATCAAAGAAATAGTCGTTGAACAATTGGGCGTAGAAGCGGATCAGGTCACCCCCGAAGCGAATTTTGTGGAAGACCTCGGCGCGGATTCGCTGGATACGGTGGAACTTGTCATGGCTTTTGAGGAAGAATTCGGCGTTGAAATCCCCGATACCGAAGCGGAAAAAATCAAGACCGTACAAGATGTCCTGAATTACATCGAAGCGCACAAATAG
- the fabD gene encoding ACP S-malonyltransferase — protein sequence MMSTAFVFPGQGAQYAGMGKDLYESSPLAKKEFDRMFDCLSFDLKTVMFEGPEETLKLTKYTQPAIVSLSLVLAKLLMEKGVSAAYAAGHSVGEYAAYGAAGVLSPEDCIRLTAARGQFMHEVSEKVRGGMAAVLGMEADRIKEILKEVKSGLVEAVNFNEPNQTVIAGENEAVAEACALLKEKGAKRAMPLAVSGPFHSSLMKEAGEKLKAEAEKYNFTITDTLIIANTTAEPLKDAAAIKEEIYRQSFGPVLWVYTVRKLKALGVTEIWEIGPGKVLSGLIRKIDKEISVKNAEKLADFSNIG from the coding sequence ATCATGTCCACAGCTTTTGTTTTCCCGGGGCAGGGCGCCCAGTACGCGGGAATGGGAAAGGACCTTTACGAATCGAGTCCTCTCGCGAAAAAAGAATTCGACCGGATGTTTGACTGCCTGTCCTTTGACCTCAAAACCGTCATGTTTGAAGGGCCCGAGGAAACGCTCAAACTGACGAAATATACCCAGCCGGCCATCGTCTCCTTAAGCCTTGTGCTGGCAAAACTCCTCATGGAAAAAGGCGTTTCCGCCGCCTACGCGGCTGGTCATTCCGTTGGGGAATACGCCGCGTACGGCGCGGCGGGCGTGTTGTCGCCGGAAGACTGTATCCGCCTCACGGCGGCCAGAGGCCAATTCATGCACGAAGTCTCGGAAAAAGTCCGGGGCGGCATGGCGGCGGTCCTGGGCATGGAGGCCGACAGGATCAAAGAGATCCTCAAGGAAGTCAAATCGGGCCTTGTGGAAGCCGTCAACTTCAACGAACCGAACCAGACCGTCATCGCCGGGGAAAATGAGGCCGTCGCCGAAGCCTGCGCGCTCCTCAAGGAAAAAGGCGCCAAGCGGGCCATGCCCCTTGCGGTTTCAGGCCCCTTTCATTCTTCCCTCATGAAAGAAGCCGGGGAAAAACTGAAAGCGGAGGCGGAAAAATACAATTTTACCATAACGGATACGCTCATCATCGCCAACACCACGGCGGAACCGCTCAAAGACGCGGCCGCCATCAAGGAAGAAATCTACCGCCAGAGCTTCGGGCCCGTCCTCTGGGTCTATACCGTAAGGAAGCTCAAAGCCCTGGGCGTCACGGAAATATGGGAAATCGGCCCCGGAAAAGTGCTTTCGGGCCTGATCCGGAAGATCGACAAAGAAATTTCCGTAAAAAATGCAGAAAAACTTGCTGATTTTTCAAATATAGGGTAA